The following are encoded in a window of Gramella sp. MT6 genomic DNA:
- a CDS encoding ATP-binding protein, translating into MAAKKIQSEKDTLLFEIIDYQIYYHNIQKAHDSSLYYANLMINNAQKLKDTASLAKAYYRKGRIFLYLDKHEQVLRNMYKSQSLFKKLGDSSNIGRRLVELANAQDRLGDFTGSHSNATEALKFLPHTDSTFKATAHSIIAITSSKLTDYNASIKENSEALKYITTRRDSLIIINNIAINYKRIGDYKKSNELLSPAIKRTEKSSKIHHLLADNFYYNQFLDSGKNVARDLEKIAKMREDLDDIEGLINSYYHLSSIYQETNPGISKKFAEKYLATARKFGNPTAELEALKLLIILEEGERRSKYASAYFKINDSINLARTKIKNVFAKIKYDEEQKLKEIDQLQAESVKQQLESEKLKNQTIILSLGGMLILVSGGFGFYYLRQRHKREKILEAHRTETRISKKIHDELANDVYNVMSGIQDIAPNDTMDKLENIYKRTRNISRENSSIPMGVNYLPHLVSTLSSSISENTRLILRGEETINWNDISPEKKIILYRVLQEMMINMNKHSQASLVAIIFSEEKNLLKIQYSDNGIGVSNENLRSGNGIQNMENRIFSIKGKLNFETEQDKGLKILVQIPI; encoded by the coding sequence GCCAAAAAAATCCAATCAGAAAAAGATACCCTCTTATTTGAGATTATAGATTATCAGATCTATTATCATAACATACAAAAAGCTCATGATAGTTCTTTGTACTATGCTAATTTAATGATCAATAATGCTCAAAAGCTTAAAGACACTGCAAGTTTGGCTAAGGCTTATTATCGTAAAGGAAGAATCTTTCTTTATTTAGATAAGCATGAGCAGGTGCTTAGAAATATGTATAAATCACAAAGCCTTTTTAAAAAACTTGGTGACTCCTCTAATATTGGTAGAAGGCTAGTTGAACTTGCAAATGCCCAGGACCGTCTTGGAGATTTCACTGGTAGTCATAGCAATGCTACAGAAGCTCTAAAGTTTTTACCCCATACTGATTCTACTTTTAAGGCTACTGCTCATTCTATTATTGCCATTACGAGTTCTAAATTGACGGATTATAATGCTTCGATAAAAGAAAATAGCGAAGCCCTAAAATATATAACTACTAGGAGAGATAGCCTTATCATTATTAATAATATTGCCATCAATTATAAAAGAATTGGTGATTATAAAAAGTCTAATGAGCTTCTATCTCCAGCAATCAAAAGGACCGAGAAATCATCCAAAATTCACCATCTTTTAGCTGATAATTTTTATTATAATCAATTTTTGGATTCCGGAAAAAATGTAGCTAGAGACCTGGAGAAAATTGCAAAGATGCGAGAGGATCTTGATGATATTGAAGGTCTAATCAACAGTTACTATCACCTAAGCTCTATATACCAAGAAACCAATCCCGGTATATCTAAAAAATTTGCTGAAAAATACTTGGCTACTGCTAGAAAGTTTGGTAATCCCACAGCTGAATTAGAGGCATTAAAATTACTGATAATTTTAGAAGAAGGGGAAAGAAGAAGCAAATATGCCTCTGCATATTTCAAGATTAATGATAGTATTAACCTTGCCCGCACTAAAATTAAAAATGTATTTGCTAAAATAAAATATGACGAAGAACAGAAATTAAAGGAAATAGATCAACTTCAGGCAGAGTCTGTAAAACAACAATTAGAATCTGAAAAATTAAAAAACCAGACCATCATTTTATCCCTGGGTGGAATGCTGATCTTGGTTAGCGGCGGATTCGGATTTTACTATTTAAGGCAGAGGCATAAAAGAGAAAAGATCCTGGAAGCCCATCGTACGGAGACACGTATCTCTAAAAAGATCCACGATGAGCTGGCCAATGACGTTTATAATGTAATGAGCGGAATACAGGATATTGCACCAAATGATACTATGGATAAACTGGAAAATATTTATAAACGTACCCGTAATATTTCCAGGGAGAACAGCAGTATTCCCATGGGAGTTAATTATTTGCCTCATTTAGTATCTACGCTTAGCTCTTCCATTTCAGAAAATACGAGACTTATTCTCAGGGGTGAAGAAACTATTAACTGGAATGACATTAGTCCCGAGAAAAAGATCATTCTTTATAGAGTTCTGCAGGAGATGATGATCAATATGAATAAACACAGCCAGGCCAGTTTGGTGGCCATTATATTTTCTGAAGAAAAGAATTTATTGAAAATTCAATATTCCGATAACGGGATTGGAGTTTCAAATGAAAACCTGAGATCGGGTAATGGGATCCAAAATATGGAAAACCGTATTTTTTCAATAAAAGGAAAACTTAATTTTGAAACTGAACAGGATAAGGGCTTGAAAATTTTAGTCCAAATTCCAATATAG
- a CDS encoding response regulator, with protein MFKKVLVAEDMDSINHAVASVLKELDIPEVAHAQYCDKAWLLAKKASQENEPFDLLICDLSFKQDHRKEKLKSGKELIAALKSEDPGLKVIVNSIEDHPQTVKDIWASGNIDGYVCKDRKGLKELKEAILNLSKGENYNSPVIEKILKQNNVLTLNDFEINIVKYLASGLTQDQIEQELKSQNIKPNSKSAIEKKLKDLREEFNANTNPHLISIMKDLQLI; from the coding sequence ATGTTTAAAAAAGTATTAGTGGCAGAAGATATGGATAGTATCAACCATGCCGTAGCATCTGTTTTGAAAGAGCTTGACATTCCTGAAGTTGCCCATGCGCAATATTGTGATAAAGCATGGCTCCTTGCAAAAAAAGCATCACAGGAAAATGAACCTTTCGATTTACTCATCTGTGATCTTTCCTTTAAACAGGATCATCGCAAAGAAAAATTAAAATCTGGAAAGGAGCTTATAGCCGCATTGAAGTCTGAAGATCCCGGGCTTAAAGTAATAGTCAATTCTATAGAAGATCATCCGCAAACAGTTAAAGATATATGGGCTTCGGGAAATATCGATGGGTATGTATGCAAAGATCGAAAAGGATTAAAGGAGTTAAAGGAGGCTATTCTGAATTTAAGCAAAGGTGAAAACTATAATTCCCCGGTTATTGAAAAAATCCTGAAACAAAATAATGTATTGACCTTAAATGATTTTGAGATCAATATTGTTAAGTATCTGGCCAGCGGTTTAACCCAGGATCAGATAGAACAAGAACTGAAAAGTCAAAACATCAAACCAAATAGTAAAAGTGCTATTGAAAAAAAGCTGAAGGATTTGCGAGAAGAGTTTAACGCGAATACAAATCCTCATTTGATTTCTATTATGAAGGACCTTCAATTGATATAA
- a CDS encoding helix-turn-helix transcriptional regulator — MEEDYIKLIFGLKLKQIRTEKNLSLFGLSKLSGLSKSYLNEIENGKKYPKPDKIALLSDKLEVPYDQMVSLKLDKNLAPIGELLQSKILKEIPLDLFGIKESNLIDIVSNAPAKVNAFISTIIEIAKHYNFSRESFFLASVRSFQEANNNYFDDLEQQVLKFAKAYQVDLSKSPTSKELEEILIEEYGYKINESELAKYEDLESLRSVFIPKTNTLLLADGIDEAQRTFIYAKEIAYNFLGISDRLHSFPWIKFERFDQVLNNFYASYFAGALVIPKEELTLKLEQLFEKEIFDAELFMKMLNGFNASPETFYQRLTNILPKAFNIKNLFFLRITHRANSGKYYLNKELHLTHHHSPRANETNEHYCRRWMSLKVLEDIAKSGNSHEFGIQISNYPSHENRYLIFSSATQDPFRENQYRSISIGLLLNKQLERKVKFLEDENIIRKDVGVTCERCAIQDCEVRQAPAIVLKKREKNRKIESIVDELTDKFQV, encoded by the coding sequence ATGGAGGAAGATTATATCAAACTGATCTTTGGCTTGAAGCTAAAGCAGATAAGGACCGAGAAGAATTTATCCCTGTTTGGATTATCCAAACTTTCGGGCTTATCAAAGTCATATTTGAATGAAATAGAAAATGGAAAAAAATATCCCAAACCGGATAAAATTGCCTTGCTTTCAGATAAATTAGAGGTGCCATATGATCAAATGGTGTCCTTAAAGCTGGATAAAAATCTAGCTCCGATAGGGGAGTTGCTTCAGTCAAAAATCTTAAAGGAAATTCCGCTAGACCTTTTTGGCATCAAGGAAAGTAACCTTATAGATATAGTCTCTAATGCCCCGGCGAAGGTGAATGCCTTTATTAGTACCATAATTGAAATTGCTAAGCATTATAACTTTAGCAGGGAAAGTTTTTTCCTGGCTTCAGTACGATCATTCCAGGAAGCGAACAATAATTACTTTGATGACCTGGAACAGCAGGTGCTCAAGTTTGCTAAAGCTTACCAGGTTGATCTCAGCAAATCACCTACCTCAAAAGAACTAGAGGAGATTTTGATCGAGGAATATGGCTATAAAATCAATGAAAGTGAACTGGCTAAATATGAGGACCTGGAAAGCCTCAGATCTGTTTTTATTCCTAAGACCAATACTTTATTACTGGCTGATGGAATTGATGAAGCCCAGAGGACCTTCATTTATGCCAAGGAGATCGCCTATAATTTTCTGGGAATTTCAGATAGGCTACATTCTTTTCCCTGGATCAAATTTGAAAGGTTCGACCAGGTTTTGAATAATTTTTATGCTTCCTATTTTGCCGGAGCACTGGTTATCCCGAAGGAAGAACTGACCTTAAAACTGGAACAACTTTTTGAAAAGGAAATTTTCGATGCGGAGTTGTTCATGAAAATGCTTAACGGATTCAATGCTTCGCCGGAGACCTTCTATCAACGTTTAACCAACATACTTCCAAAAGCTTTCAATATAAAGAACCTGTTCTTTTTAAGAATTACGCACCGGGCAAATAGCGGTAAATATTATTTGAATAAAGAACTGCATTTAACTCACCATCATTCCCCGAGGGCGAATGAAACCAATGAGCATTACTGCAGGCGCTGGATGTCCCTGAAAGTTCTTGAAGACATAGCCAAATCTGGTAATTCCCATGAATTTGGTATTCAGATCTCCAATTATCCCAGTCATGAGAACCGGTACCTTATCTTTTCATCGGCTACCCAGGATCCTTTCCGGGAGAACCAATATAGAAGCATAAGTATCGGGTTGCTTTTGAATAAACAACTGGAACGAAAGGTGAAATTTCTTGAAGATGAAAATATCATCCGGAAAGATGTTGGGGTGACTTGTGAACGTTGTGCTATTCAAGATTGTGAGGTGCGCCAGGCTCCGGCCATCGTCCTGAAAAAACGAGAAAAGAATAGAAAGATCGAGTCTATTGTGGATGAGTTAACGGACAAGTTTCAGGTTTAG